The Camelus dromedarius isolate mCamDro1 chromosome 1, mCamDro1.pat, whole genome shotgun sequence genome has a window encoding:
- the LOC105091589 gene encoding cytochrome c oxidase subunit 6A1, mitochondrial-like produces MAAVASRVSGLLGRSRLQLRRPMSSGAHGEEGSARMWKALTYFVALPGVGVSMLNVFLKSHHEEEERPEFIAYPHLRVRSKPFPWGDGNHTLFHNPHVNPLPTGYEDE; encoded by the coding sequence ATGGCGGCGGTTGCGTCCCGGGTTTCTGGCCTGCTAGGTCGTTCCCGGCTGCAACTGCGGCGGCCTATGTCGAGTGGGGCCCACGGCGAGGAGGGCTCAGCTCGCATGTGGAAGGCCCTCACCTACTTCGTGGCGCTCCCCGGGGTCGGAGTGAGCATGCTGAACGTCTTCCTGAAGTCGCACCACGAAGAGGAGGAGAGGCCCGAGTTCATCGCTTACCCCCATCTCCGCGTCAGGTCCAAGCCCTTTCCCTGGGGAGATGGTAACCATACCCTATTCCATAACCCTCATGTGAATCCGCTTCCAACTGGCTATGAAGATGAATGA